In Acidaminococcus timonensis, one DNA window encodes the following:
- the mltG gene encoding endolytic transglycosylase MltG produces MRKKFLPIGLALALAISFGGYWYLDYFNTNTSLATGQKVQFTVTEGMTTSDIAKLLHDKKLIQTPESFRLAAKLKGLDSRLQAGKYEIVAGMSDREIIDILSKGKVHTQAFAVPEGATINEIALKLEKNHLGSAQAFKDACKNYTPYTYMETQNPNVMYKAEGFLAPATYNIPENATEKDIVAMMVQQFNKKLTPEVRSDLQGSYMNLRDIVTLASMVEREATHKEEMPLIAGVFEKRLQKGMPIQSDTTIQYILGAQKKVVTYDDLELESPYNTYLNKGLPPGPVGNPSMDAIRAVIHPVMTDYLYFVADDQGYHHFTKTYEEHVKMIQKLNPGEVIGEAERMGEQQE; encoded by the coding sequence ATGCGGAAAAAATTCTTACCCATCGGCCTGGCGCTGGCACTGGCCATCAGCTTTGGCGGCTACTGGTATCTGGATTATTTCAATACCAACACCAGCCTGGCCACAGGCCAAAAGGTCCAGTTTACGGTGACGGAGGGTATGACCACCTCGGATATCGCCAAATTGCTCCATGACAAGAAACTGATCCAGACGCCGGAATCCTTCCGGCTGGCGGCCAAACTGAAGGGGCTGGACAGCAGGCTCCAGGCCGGCAAATACGAAATCGTGGCAGGGATGAGCGACAGGGAAATCATCGACATCCTCTCCAAGGGCAAGGTGCACACCCAGGCCTTCGCCGTACCGGAAGGGGCCACCATCAACGAAATCGCCCTGAAGCTGGAAAAGAATCATCTGGGCAGTGCCCAGGCCTTCAAGGATGCCTGTAAAAACTATACGCCCTATACCTACATGGAAACCCAGAATCCCAATGTGATGTACAAGGCGGAAGGGTTCCTGGCCCCGGCTACGTATAACATTCCGGAAAATGCCACGGAAAAGGATATCGTGGCCATGATGGTGCAGCAGTTCAACAAAAAGCTGACACCGGAAGTGCGGTCCGACCTGCAGGGCAGCTACATGAACCTGCGGGATATCGTGACCCTGGCCTCCATGGTGGAGCGGGAAGCCACCCACAAGGAGGAGATGCCCCTGATCGCCGGTGTATTCGAGAAACGGCTGCAGAAGGGCATGCCCATCCAGTCGGATACCACCATCCAATACATCCTGGGGGCCCAGAAAAAAGTGGTCACCTATGACGATCTGGAACTGGAATCTCCTTATAACACGTACCTGAACAAGGGACTGCCTCCGGGACCGGTGGGCAACCCCAGTATGGATGCCATCCGGGCGGTGATCCACCCGGTGATGACCGACTACCTGTATTTTGTGGCCGATGACCAGGGCTACCACCACTTTACCAAAACCTACGAAGAACATGTAAAAATGATCCAGAAACTGAACCCCGGTGAAGTCATCGGAGAAGCGGAAAGGATGGGAGAACAACAAGAGTGA
- a CDS encoding DUF1292 domain-containing protein — MAKEEKDLLQTEDQEAVVVITDEEGNESYYLEEMVIPMDNKNFALLTQIPEEDDTDPDEAEDNVIIARMDFDENGEPVYLDPTDEEFDAVRRAYEEIMDEMDAQ; from the coding sequence ATGGCAAAGGAAGAAAAGGACCTGCTGCAGACTGAAGACCAGGAAGCAGTGGTGGTGATCACGGACGAGGAAGGCAACGAAAGCTACTATCTGGAAGAAATGGTCATTCCCATGGACAACAAGAACTTCGCCCTGCTGACCCAGATCCCTGAAGAGGACGATACGGATCCTGACGAGGCAGAAGACAATGTGATCATTGCCCGGATGGATTTCGACGAGAACGGGGAACCGGTATACCTGGATCCTACGGATGAGGAATTCGATGCAGTGCGCAGGGCCTACGAAGAAATCATGGACGAAATGGACGCCCAGTAA
- a CDS encoding peptidase U32 family protein, with the protein MKPELLAPAGSLEKGKLALLYGADAIYLGGKTFGLRAFAANFSLEEIREICDFAHARGKRVYVTVNIFPHNSDLPALPDYLRSLEAAGVDALLISDLGVWATAREVIPHMHLHVSTQANATNYATVQAWEQLGASRVVLARELSLEEIRQIRRKTEVELEVFVHGAMCISYSGRCLLSNYFTGRDSNRGACAQVCRWEFSLTEKNRPGQLFDVAEDERGTYILNSKDLCLMDYLPQLMEAGVSSLKIEGRMKSIHYVCSVVAAYRQAIDACFADPAHYTTPKVLKNELDKVSHRPYTTGFAVHKTGPEDQVYTTSSYEQTADFVALVKGYDPVTDRVTLEQRNNLKQGQELEVLTPSGERFSWVLEDMQDAEGQPITVAPHAQMVFTAKGDPRMEAWALVRRLHPKEKKL; encoded by the coding sequence ATGAAACCGGAACTGCTGGCTCCTGCCGGGAGCCTGGAAAAAGGTAAACTGGCCCTGCTGTACGGGGCCGATGCCATCTATTTGGGCGGCAAGACCTTTGGCCTGCGGGCCTTTGCGGCCAACTTTTCCCTGGAGGAGATCCGGGAAATCTGCGATTTTGCCCACGCCCGGGGGAAACGGGTCTACGTGACCGTGAACATCTTTCCCCACAACAGCGATCTGCCGGCTCTGCCGGATTACCTGCGCAGCCTGGAAGCGGCCGGGGTGGATGCCCTGCTGATCTCCGACCTGGGGGTCTGGGCCACGGCCCGGGAAGTGATCCCTCATATGCACCTGCATGTGAGCACCCAGGCCAACGCCACGAACTACGCCACGGTGCAGGCTTGGGAACAACTGGGCGCCAGCCGGGTGGTGCTGGCCCGGGAGCTGTCTCTGGAAGAAATCCGCCAGATCCGCCGGAAAACGGAAGTGGAACTGGAGGTGTTCGTCCACGGGGCCATGTGCATCAGCTACAGCGGACGCTGCCTGCTGAGCAATTACTTTACAGGCAGGGACAGCAATCGGGGTGCCTGTGCCCAGGTGTGCCGCTGGGAATTCTCCCTGACGGAGAAAAACAGGCCCGGCCAGCTGTTCGATGTGGCCGAGGATGAACGGGGTACGTACATCCTGAACTCCAAAGATCTGTGCCTCATGGACTATCTGCCCCAGCTGATGGAGGCGGGGGTCAGCAGCCTGAAGATCGAGGGCCGCATGAAGAGCATCCATTATGTGTGCTCCGTGGTGGCGGCCTATCGGCAGGCCATCGACGCCTGCTTTGCGGACCCGGCTCATTACACCACACCCAAGGTTCTGAAGAACGAGCTGGACAAGGTGTCCCACCGGCCCTATACCACCGGTTTCGCGGTGCACAAGACGGGGCCGGAGGACCAGGTGTACACCACCAGCAGTTATGAGCAGACGGCGGATTTTGTTGCCCTGGTGAAAGGCTACGATCCGGTTACGGACCGGGTGACCCTGGAGCAGCGGAACAACCTGAAACAGGGCCAGGAACTGGAAGTGCTCACCCCCAGCGGAGAGCGGTTCTCCTGGGTGCTGGAGGATATGCAGGACGCTGAGGGGCAGCCCATTACGGTGGCTCCCCATGCCCAGATGGTGTTCACGGCTAAGGGAGATCCCCGGATGGAAGCCTGGGCTCTGGTCCGGCGGCTGCATCCGAAAGAAAAGAAATTGTAA